One [Clostridium] saccharolyticum WM1 DNA segment encodes these proteins:
- a CDS encoding YczE/YyaS/YitT family protein — MSIKKRIDLAWTILSFVLFGFGISLQLKASIGQSVLNALAVTLSHIIEMKVGTILNGINLLFFLSYLLLRRSRLNYKDTIQVLATVANGSMINLFLYHFLSLFTVESYFYRVLLYLTGLGIASVSLGAILAMGIVKFPLESLCLVISESYQKNFAAVRMSFDVIFLIVTLCLTLLSHAPLQIREGTVISVVLLSTLLGICYNFFRKHLSAED, encoded by the coding sequence ATGAGCATAAAAAAACGAATCGACCTGGCCTGGACCATACTGTCCTTTGTATTATTTGGCTTTGGTATCTCACTGCAGTTAAAGGCATCCATCGGACAAAGCGTTTTAAACGCATTGGCAGTAACGTTATCCCATATCATTGAAATGAAGGTCGGCACCATACTCAATGGCATTAATTTGCTGTTCTTCCTTTCCTATTTACTTTTAAGACGCTCCCGTTTAAACTATAAAGACACCATACAAGTGCTTGCCACGGTTGCAAACGGATCCATGATCAACCTGTTCCTGTATCATTTTCTTTCTTTATTTACTGTGGAAAGCTATTTTTACAGGGTTCTGCTCTATTTGACCGGCCTTGGGATCGCATCGGTCAGCCTGGGAGCTATTCTGGCAATGGGGATTGTGAAATTTCCGCTGGAAAGCCTTTGCCTCGTAATCAGTGAATCCTATCAAAAGAATTTTGCCGCTGTCCGCATGAGCTTTGACGTGATATTTTTAATCGTCACCCTATGCCTGACCCTGTTGTCACATGCCCCCCTGCAAATACGGGAAGGAACCGTTATCAGCGTGGTTCTCCTGTCGACACTTCTGGGGATCTGCTATAATTTTTTCAGAAAACATTTAAGCGCGGAGGATTAA
- a CDS encoding MCP four helix bundle domain-containing protein translates to MKLKSIRNINIKTKLLFLGGFSIMGLVFMGTESVLTARQINEASTEISQSWVPAIIIAEELNTRTSDYRIKEYNHVITDNDRDRDRLEGEMDQIQQDIAQGFKDYELYITNESDRKLMEAAEEEWSKYLDYSDSLLAVSRENRTQEAFDMIIGESRQLFDDASNGLLKVVDFNRKGAEAASIHGDRLYQQLAKVKIITICLISGVISLLVIYLVIAIDKPVKALVEGTRRVANGDLEVYLPYRSEDEIGILTNSVNQLIKRLKYIIDDEKYLFREIGSENFGVKSTCEHAYRGDFAPILYSITSLMSRLDAAKKRKERGESADTEENVKEQLSGKAVCREITKHGRRKMDASDKKG, encoded by the coding sequence ATGAAGCTGAAGTCTATCAGAAATATTAATATTAAAACAAAGCTCCTGTTTTTAGGGGGATTCAGTATTATGGGATTGGTTTTCATGGGGACGGAATCTGTGTTAACCGCCAGGCAGATCAATGAAGCCAGTACGGAAATCTCCCAGTCCTGGGTGCCTGCCATCATCATTGCTGAAGAGCTGAATACCAGAACATCCGATTACCGCATTAAGGAATATAACCATGTCATCACCGACAATGACAGGGACAGGGACCGCCTGGAAGGGGAAATGGACCAGATCCAGCAAGACATTGCCCAGGGATTTAAGGATTATGAGCTTTATATCACCAATGAATCAGACCGGAAGCTGATGGAGGCAGCGGAAGAGGAATGGAGTAAATACCTGGATTACAGTGACAGTTTACTTGCCGTAAGCCGTGAAAACCGTACCCAGGAAGCTTTTGATATGATCATAGGAGAGTCCAGGCAATTATTCGATGATGCCAGCAACGGGCTTTTAAAGGTGGTGGATTTTAACCGCAAGGGAGCTGAAGCGGCCAGCATTCATGGCGACAGGCTCTACCAGCAGCTCGCAAAAGTGAAGATCATAACCATCTGCCTGATCAGCGGAGTAATTTCTCTTTTGGTCATTTATCTTGTTATTGCTATTGACAAGCCAGTAAAGGCCCTTGTAGAAGGAACCAGGAGAGTTGCCAACGGAGATCTGGAGGTATACCTTCCCTACCGCTCCGAAGACGAGATCGGGATCCTGACCAATTCTGTCAACCAGCTTATTAAGCGGTTAAAGTACATCATTGATGATGAAAAATATTTATTCAGGGAGATCGGAAGTGAAAATTTTGGAGTAAAATCCACCTGTGAGCATGCATACCGGGGAGATTTTGCTCCTATCCTCTACTCCATAACCAGCTTAATGAGCCGGCTGGATGCAGCAAAAAAGCGCAAGGAAAGAGGAGAGTCAGCCGATACGGAAGAAAATGTAAAAGAACAGCTTTCCGGCAAGGCTGTATGCAGGGAGATAACGAAACATGGCAGAAGAAAAATGGATGCTTCAGACAAAAAGGGCTGA
- a CDS encoding M48 family metallopeptidase, protein MVAGIHDSRKERGMVSFDDGSTCYYRIIQSDRRTLALQVTKTGEVFVRIPNRLAFRTGHELVQKNRDWVFAQLARVRTPREQQESFHWADGASLLLYGHHRVLVVNPDHKKKSFCVQATKERLVVSCPGGPYEEKEREEALEEAVKLWYKQEARRYLAEKTARWSAVMKVDYGRIAIRNQATRWGSCSSRGNLNFNWRLVLLPEELADYVVVHELAHRIHMNHSHAFWEVVERELPDYRLRRRELKGYEAEVYQKY, encoded by the coding sequence ATGGTAGCGGGTATACATGACAGCAGAAAGGAAAGAGGCATGGTTTCCTTTGACGATGGAAGCACATGCTATTACCGGATCATTCAATCGGACAGGCGCACCCTGGCTCTGCAGGTAACAAAAACGGGAGAGGTTTTCGTCCGGATTCCTAATCGCCTTGCCTTCAGGACCGGGCATGAGCTGGTGCAGAAGAACAGAGACTGGGTATTTGCCCAGTTGGCAAGGGTCAGGACCCCAAGGGAACAGCAGGAATCCTTCCATTGGGCAGATGGGGCTTCCCTGCTTCTTTACGGACACCACCGGGTCCTTGTGGTAAACCCTGATCATAAGAAAAAGTCGTTCTGTGTACAGGCTACAAAGGAGCGATTGGTGGTATCCTGCCCCGGGGGACCCTATGAGGAGAAAGAGCGGGAAGAGGCCCTGGAAGAGGCGGTGAAGCTATGGTACAAACAGGAGGCCAGACGGTATCTGGCGGAAAAAACAGCCAGGTGGTCTGCTGTTATGAAGGTGGACTATGGGAGAATAGCCATTCGGAATCAGGCGACCAGATGGGGAAGCTGCAGTTCCAGAGGAAATTTAAATTTCAACTGGAGGCTTGTGCTGCTTCCCGAGGAGCTGGCCGATTACGTGGTGGTCCATGAACTGGCACACCGCATTCATATGAACCATTCCCATGCATTTTGGGAGGTTGTAGAGAGAGAATTACCGGATTACCGGTTGAGAAGGAGAGAATTAAAGGGCTATGAAGCTGAAGTCTATCAGAAATATTAA
- a CDS encoding cyclic nucleotide-binding domain-containing protein: MKKYGICDLPDILAEAGAERRFPAGRNIFHVDETITHCYLILSGMVKIYIDHENGRRSILDFAGKGDWLGELSLFCSEDYIKENKVMDDVVCLEFELDQLKQVCKKDAEAAFYFASYISNKLMVRSYRMSEYLNYSLEKRLASFILKYQQNGKYAIPHTDVSEYMNVSYRHVLFVMKKFCDDGILKKEKGYRIVDQEKLEEVSRSSP, translated from the coding sequence ATGAAAAAATACGGAATATGTGATTTACCGGACATCCTGGCGGAGGCCGGGGCAGAAAGGCGTTTTCCGGCGGGAAGGAATATTTTCCATGTGGATGAAACGATCACCCATTGTTATCTAATCCTTTCTGGAATGGTGAAAATCTATATTGACCATGAAAACGGACGCCGTTCGATTCTTGATTTTGCAGGAAAGGGCGACTGGCTGGGAGAGCTTTCCTTATTCTGCAGCGAGGATTATATCAAGGAAAATAAGGTGATGGATGATGTGGTCTGCCTGGAATTTGAACTGGACCAGTTAAAGCAGGTCTGCAAAAAGGACGCGGAAGCGGCATTTTACTTTGCGTCCTATATTTCCAATAAGCTGATGGTCAGAAGCTACCGGATGAGTGAGTATTTAAATTATTCTCTGGAAAAGAGGCTGGCTTCTTTTATTCTTAAATATCAGCAGAATGGGAAATACGCCATACCACATACCGATGTTTCTGAGTATATGAATGTCAGCTACCGCCATGTGCTTTTTGTCATGAAAAAATTCTGTGATGACGGAATCCTTAAGAAGGAAAAGGGGTACCGGATCGTGGATCAGGAAAAGCTGGAAGAAGTTTCCCGCAGTTCCCCTTAA